Part of the Candidatus Saccharibacteria bacterium genome, CGATAGTTTCTTGGGCTCTCAACTCTCGAAGAACACCAACAATAGTGCCAATGTTGTAATCACCGGACAGCACCTGTCTTGGTGGTATACTATTAAATACCATAAAGCGAGCAGTTAAAGATTGAGCAATGCCTGAAACCAATCTTTCTCTGCCATAAAACGCCCCATAATCGTTGTTATTAAGTCGAATTGTATCTAGTAGACCGGCTGATTCTTGAGGGACATCTTCACGACGTGCAAATTCCTTAACTGCAAGATCCCACAAACCCCGCGAGTATGATTTTAGTCCAGTCACACTCGGCGGCAACACTCTTCGGGCAATACTCGCACTGGCAATGCCGACAATTGCAGCTTGACTGCACAATTCTAATGACTCTCGGTCCAATGGCTCGACAAGCCCAATCAGTTGTTCGCTGAGAGCTTTTGCGTCTTCGGTGTACGTTGTAGGTCTTTTTAAATCATCTTTGGTTTCTAAGACTGCAGCTTTTAATTGGAATTTCGGTGGTTGATAAATATCATCCACTAAAAGCTCGTGTTGTATCCCTTCAAAGGGGCGGCCTAGTTGATCAAATAAACCATCTAATATCCTGTCGTAGCGAACTCCACGCATAGCTTCTGGATCTGGCAAGAGGTTGTCTACAAGTTCCGTTACCCCAGGCTCTTTTTTTAACCTTCGGTTACGATATTCATTTATATCGGTTACGGTAGCTTCAGCACTCATACTAATACCGTACAACTTTTGCATTATATGTCAACCTTTTTGGTTATCAACTCTCCATTTTTCTACCGCCGCGTGATTTCCGCTTTTAAGTATCTCTGGCACTGTAAGCCCTCTAAATTCATCTGGTCGGGTGTATTGTGGATACTCAAGATTGTCCCCATGGCTGAAAGATTCTATCTCAGCACTTGCTTCTCCTCCTAAGACCCCAGGAATTAGCCTGACTGCTGCATCTATAACCGACATAGCCGGCAGCTCGCCGCCAGTAAGCACGTAATTACCGATGCAGATAGATCCATCCACGAATTCCCTAATGCGCTCGTCAAAACCTTCGTAACGCCCACAAACTAAAATAAGTTCAGCTTCACGAGAGAGCTCTTGAGCAAATTTTTGGTTAAACGTTCTGCCGCGCGGCGACATTAAGTATGCTTTTGCTTTTGGCAGCTTTTCTTTAGCGTACTCAATTGCGGCTACTACTGGCTCTGGTTTAAGAAGCATGCCGTCACCACCGCCATAGACTGTATCGTCGACTTGTTTACGCGGGCCAAGCCCAAAGTCACGCAAATTAACAACTTCAAGCTCTAAATGACCATTTTTTTTGGCTTTAAGCATCATAGAGTGTTCAAAATAGCTTTCGAACATTTCAGGGAATAGGCTGATTGTAAATATTTTCATATCTGGGGTAATTATACGTAAATAGTGATAAATTAAAACACCATCGCAAGCGGCGCGATGGTGTTTACACATAAACCTCTCTCGTGTTTTGGTTTGAATGTGTTTATTTTTGAGTCCTGATTGTTTTAAACAAAAACGGCTACATACCAAGCGCTGTTTTCGTTTTCAGGTTATGTTAATTATAGGCCGATATCATCGAGATCAGCAAGATCTTTTTTGTGCTTTTCAACGGTGTCATCTTCTGCTTCTGTGGATGACTCTTCTGGCTCATCTGTTGTGTTGTCCACATCCTCATCATCAGAATCGTCATTAGATGAACTTAAGTGAGCCCATTGGCTAGCGGATTCACTTGGTTCAGGAGTCGGAACTGCTGCCGCTGCTGGTTCTGCAGTCGTTGTTTCTTCCGTCTTTTTGTCTTCGTCTTTTCTATCATTTCGCTCGGCACGGCGGGCGTCGCCCTCTGGATCAACAATTTTTAAATTGTAGCGAGCGTCATTTTTTGTGCCCAAAGCACGTAAAAGTGTACGAATACTTTGTGCCGTATTGCCGCGTTTACCTATAACTCGGCCAAGATCTTCTTGAGCCACACTAAGCTCTAAAAGCACACCCTTTTCATCAATTGTTCGGTTAATACTTACTGAATCTGGATCGCTTACTAACGCCTTTACAACGAATTCAACGAACTGCTGGTCTATTGTCGCCATGGACAGTCTCCTCCCAAGTTGTTAATGACTAAATTGTATACGAAAGAATTAGTTTAGTAAAAAACAGACTATTCTGCTTTTTCTTCGTCTTCAGGCTTGCTTTCTTTGGTTTCTGCAGGTTCTTCCGCTTTTGATTCTTCTTGAGCTGGCGCTTCCTCTGGTGTTGCTGCTTCTTCTGCCGCCTCTGACTCTTCAGTCTCAACTTTTTTTGGCTCTTTAGTTTCAATAACTACCCAGTCAGGCAGTTTGATGCCTTCTTTTTTAAGTAAAATTGCAACTCGGTTTGAAGGCTGCGCGCCGTTACCTAGGTACTTCTCAATTTCGTCTTTTTTAAATTGTGCTTTCTTTGTATGTGGGTCGTAACTACCAAGATACGCTGCTACTTTGCCGCTAGTTGGCTGCAAGCTGTGTTCTTGTGCAATTAATCTGTATTGTGCAAGTTTTTTTCTACCTACACGCTGTAAGCGTAGTGCTAACATGGATCTCCTAAATAGCCTTTATTTTATAAGTGATTATGACTCGTGCTACATTAACAGATGAACAACAGGGGTGTCAAGCGCCATAATGATCAAGCGCTTTTTCGGCTGCAGCTTGTTGAGCCGTCTGTTTTGACGGGCCGTCACCCTGTCCGCGCAAATCATCGCCAACGTACACGCCGACAGTGAATACCTTGTCATGATCAGGGCCTTTTTCGCTTAAAACTTTGTAGGTTGGTGTGTGGCCTTCTTTGGCTTGCGAAAGCTCTTGTAAACGTGACTTGGCGTCCTGCCACGAGCCAGTTTTTAAAATGCCATCAAGCGTTACTAGCACAGTCTTTTCAATAAATTGCTGAGCGGCATCGTAGCCCTGATCACAATAAATAGCCCCAACTATCGCTTCGTAAGCATTCGCCAGCATCTGTTGACGAGCGCGAGCGCTGGCGCTTTTTTCACCGCGGCTCATGCGCATCATTTCAAAAAAACCAAGCTTTTCAGCGGCATCACCAATGCTTTCGGTGCGAACAAGCGCACTACGCCAATTGGTCATAATGCCCTCGGCTTCGTCATAGTGACTATATAAAAATTCAGTAGTAACCAGCTCTAAAACTGCGTCACCTAAAAACTCTAGTCGTTCGTTGTGTTCAATTCCTTTACTGCGTCGGGCTTCATTAACCCACGACCGATGCGTAAGCGCCGTTTGCAGTAAACCAATATCTTTAAATACTACCCCAAGAGTATGTTTTGCAAAACCAACGTAATCTTTTTGACTCATATTAAATTCCTAAAATTTAATAGAGTACTGAGTGCAGAGTTCAGAGTGCGGGTTTTAATCATTATACTTTCCTTGTTTAGTAGACTTAATGAGCCCGCCAAGTAATCTCCGGACTTCATAAGACATTTTCTTTAATGTAGCGTATTCCGCTTCTTTAAGATAGCCCAGGTCCTTGGCCAATAGGAGTTGATTCTGAACCTCAATTAGAGAGCCCTGAGCAATAATGTAAAAATGTAGACGGTCCGGACTAGTTGATCGGCCAAAACCTTCAGCTATATTTGATGTAATCGAGACCAGCGCTCTTCTAGTCTGGCTAGTTAGCCCAAAATTCTCTTTCGACGGATACGCGTCGATTTGTTTGTATGCCGCTAAAATAAAAGTGTGGGATTTTTGCCATGCTACCAGATCTATAAAATCAGAGATTTTCTGTGCTCTATTCTCCATACACTTTACTCTGCTCAAATAGTAGGACTATTTGAGCTGCCCGCTTCGTATTCGTTTCATGGCAAGCAAGACTAACTTACCAATATCGTCGTATTCAATAATGTCAAAAGCCTCGGTTGCAGGAAACCATTTAATGTCATTCATCCAAGATTCTTTACGGAGTTTGTTGGT contains:
- the trmD gene encoding tRNA (guanosine(37)-N1)-methyltransferase TrmD, translating into MKIFTISLFPEMFESYFEHSMMLKAKKNGHLELEVVNLRDFGLGPRKQVDDTVYGGGDGMLLKPEPVVAAIEYAKEKLPKAKAYLMSPRGRTFNQKFAQELSREAELILVCGRYEGFDERIREFVDGSICIGNYVLTGGELPAMSVIDAAVRLIPGVLGGEASAEIESFSHGDNLEYPQYTRPDEFRGLTVPEILKSGNHAAVEKWRVDNQKG
- a CDS encoding KH domain-containing protein; the encoded protein is MATIDQQFVEFVVKALVSDPDSVSINRTIDEKGVLLELSVAQEDLGRVIGKRGNTAQSIRTLLRALGTKNDARYNLKIVDPEGDARRAERNDRKDEDKKTEETTTAEPAAAAVPTPEPSESASQWAHLSSSNDDSDDEDVDNTTDEPEESSTEAEDDTVEKHKKDLADLDDIGL
- the rpsP gene encoding 30S ribosomal protein S16 codes for the protein MLALRLQRVGRKKLAQYRLIAQEHSLQPTSGKVAAYLGSYDPHTKKAQFKKDEIEKYLGNGAQPSNRVAILLKKEGIKLPDWVVIETKEPKKVETEESEAAEEAATPEEAPAQEESKAEEPAETKESKPEDEEKAE
- the rnc gene encoding ribonuclease III yields the protein MSQKDYVGFAKHTLGVVFKDIGLLQTALTHRSWVNEARRSKGIEHNERLEFLGDAVLELVTTEFLYSHYDEAEGIMTNWRSALVRTESIGDAAEKLGFFEMMRMSRGEKSASARARQQMLANAYEAIVGAIYCDQGYDAAQQFIEKTVLVTLDGILKTGSWQDAKSRLQELSQAKEGHTPTYKVLSEKGPDHDKVFTVGVYVGDDLRGQGDGPSKQTAQQAAAEKALDHYGA
- a CDS encoding four helix bundle protein → MSDFIDLVAWQKSHTFILAAYKQIDAYPSKENFGLTSQTRRALVSITSNIAEGFGRSTSPDRLHFYIIAQGSLIEVQNQLLLAKDLGYLKEAEYATLKKMSYEVRRLLGGLIKSTKQGKYND